In Lolium rigidum isolate FL_2022 chromosome 7, APGP_CSIRO_Lrig_0.1, whole genome shotgun sequence, the DNA window TAGGCAACTTGTTGcttcttgcttttctttttcgtgcCCTTGCTTTTTTCGCCAGATTTTATTCTCTTTGTGGTATGCATTTCAGCATCACTGTCATCAGGGTCAGCCAACTGagtcccttcctcttcctctgcaaCCCTTctacttttctttttcttcttctcctttttgACTGCTTCAGCATCAGCGTCATCAGGGCATGCTATTCGAATTCCTTCATCATCTTCTGCAaccattttcttcttcttctttttctcctttCTTACTGTTTCACCATCATTGTTATCACCATCGACAACTTGAGTACCTTCAGCATCTTcttcaacatatatattcttctttttcttcttttcccttCTGATTGCAGCTTCAGCAACCATTGAAGGATCTGGCTGCTTGGATTTAGTCTCCTCAGATTCTGGACACAGCGGTAGTGTTAGCACAGTAGACTTAACCTCAAGATATAATTCAAGATGCTGTTAAGCTATATGACAATGGATGCCATTTTAAGAATATATATGGGTCAGAAgggttcagtattaaaagaagctAGAAATCATAACTATTATTTTAATTTTCAGATTGATATTTAACGAGTCAACATGGGTCATTAGCATTCTTGTCAGAACAACACCGGAATACAGGGTACGTAACACAAAATAGCTACTAATAATAGATACGAACCTTCAGTTGAGAAGTGTGAATCAATAACCACGGCTGTGAGGTGCTGCTTGAGATAGACCTGTTACCAAACTATGGATGAGCGGACAGTTCCAAATAGAAGAACAGTGGTGTATGACCATTGGCCAGTTGCACAATCACTGGACCTAGTAGCAAAAGGATAGCTCaaacaacaaaaacaaaacaaaaaatcattTATATTGACAAGTTTAAATGCACTTACAGAAATCAATTTTAGGATGTACTATTTATTGTTAACTAATAATAATAAAGAGTAGTGATTAAGTCCTTAAATATTTGGCCAATCAATGATATGTGCTCCACaataacaacaaaaaaaacatttaCATACACACACTCATATAAATGCACCAGAAAAAAATAGAGCAATATATGAAAATAATAGCACCAATTTATTGCAACAAGCAATACCATAGCACAAGCTATATTTGATTTGAATACTGTGAAATTAATTTTAAACATACTGCAGAAAGCGGCTGTCTTGTATTTGTATCCCAGATTCGCAAGTAGCTGTCCAATCCTACAGAGATCCAATCAAATAACATGAGTTACACAAACAAATGCACACACAGAAGGCCACAACCATGTAAACGTACACGGAAAACTGAGGGGCCGTAAACATGTATATTACATTTAAAATCAACCGATCTGTTTATTACTCACCACATGATGCTATCAGAGGCAGCTCCGGATGCCTAACTATCGATCTAATACTGCCACTGCATTTACCAACATAGCATCCGACTAGTTTTCCTGGAAAAATAAAGTGATCATCAAGCACAAGACTGTAAAATAGCAGTTACTCATGCATTGTACATGGATTGTTATAAGCACATAATCCTCAATCCATCTACAAGTATTGTAGAAATATTTCAGCTCTACCAATTCCCTTAGCTGCAATTGCATGTCATTAATTAACTGTGGGTTAGAAAAAATGAAGAAATGAACTATATTAGTAGTTCAGTACCATTATTACCTATCTAAGGCGCCACAGCATGAAGTACATGTGGTGATTAAAAAGGAACAGAGTTGTGACGCATGGGATTGAAGTTTCAAAGACATATGTTTCACAGTTCAAACATTGAACATTAAGTAGTTTAAATAGTTGTAACTAAGCTGCTTTTAACATTTGAAAGAGCACTAAACCTATTTCATCATACTCAGTGCCAGCAAAAAGTACTACACGCCGTGTGCTTATCATACCTGTTCTCATGTCAAAGGAAGCGAGGTCTCCTGTTCCTGTCCCAATATAGACAGTATGTCCATCTGGATCCTCAGCAACTGCCTTGATGGGTGATTCCCTAAAATCAACTGAAATAACAGGTCTTCTTTGTGAAGAAGTATCGTATAAGCGAACCTGTCAAACAGAAATAAGGGCATTATCAGTTGATGATAAAGTTGAGCAGTCATCATCAGTGTAGTAATATGTACTATTACAGATCAAAATGGTCGCACACATCTAATGCATTGCCTAGCATACAATAAAGTCAAAACAACCCAATTAAACAGACGACACAGTTTCATTATTTCTGAGCTATGAGAGGACTACACGTAGCTGAACATGTAACAGACATCAAAACAAAACCACATCAACTAGCAGTGCAGTCAGAGACATGAAACCCTGTCCAATCGGTTCAGTTTCTTAAATTGTAACACAAATCTAGACCAATTTTGATCCAAATAAATTTAAATTTGGAATTCTGTTAGCATAACAACAGCAAAGAGTGATGAGTATATGGTACCTGATGATTATTTGTGCAGGCTACAATTTTACGGTGATCATCCTTGCACAAGAAAGTTCCAGCAGTGAACCAAGGTTTGGTGAATATACCAAGGCTGTTACCTCGAGGCTTCAGATCAAAATAAAACTAATGATTAGTCGATGAACGTTTGCTAGAACATCAGGTAATACATTGAAAAATCAATGAGCCGCTTACAGATTTAGCAGACCATATCTTACTACAAGACGTGATATCCCACAAGTTCACTTCCATACCATTCCTGAAATGAATGGAATACTGTTACTACCCCCACAAAATTCCTGGAAGGCTTTCGCATttcaaacagaaaaaaaaagaaggatTGCAGCACAACAGCAGTTTCTTAACCATATTAGTAGATAATCGCATATCAAAGGTTATTGTCAACTCACCCTCCGAACATTGCATAGTTTTCACCAGCATCCAGAGAAGAAAACTGCAATTTACCGGTGCTGCACACATTCCATGTGCTTGATGGGCCCAACATCCGAGGCGGACGCCGTGTTCTCCTTTGCGACAGATCTCACAGTTGCCTTGCCCTTCTCGGTACAAGCAAGAAATGTACCTAGCCTGCAACACTCAGCTTGATAAATACAGTTTGGCCAGCATCACCAAATGcagaagagagatgggcttgtcaATGATTCGACATGGATACCAATAAGGTGTACTAGTAACCTATCTATCTATAATGGGAACAAAAGTAAGCATATGGAAATTACGTGGACAGGTCTGGCGCGTGTTTTTTGAATAGGTGAAGTGCGACTATGGGATCATTTTCCACAGCTCCGTCGGTTTGCTCTTGCCCAGAGGGCTTGACAACAGCGAGAGAATCCCCATTCAGGGGATTTAGCAGCTCAACCTACACAGAAACATATCGAATGAGCAACCAGCTGGAAGACACACGCAATGGTAAGCGTATTGGCTATCAGGAGCAGTGGCCACTCACCACACCGTTCTTCCTTGCCAGAGCTAATACCTGGAAAATAAAAACAAGGAACGGTGTAAAGGCACGGCCCTGAACGTAATTACAGTAACAGGCAAATCGCAATTACAGCAAGGGTTGGTGGGAGAGAGAGAAGTGCGCTGTTGACTCACGGGGTCGACGGCGCGGTCGGCGAGGGAGGCGACGAGGATGGCCCTGGAGGCGTCGGGCTCGCCCCACGTCTCGACGACCTTGGCGACGCCCGCCGGCCTAGCGCGGGCCTCAACGACTGCGGGAGGGCAGAAACGGAGAAGGAACGGTAAGCGGCCCGCGGCGGCGGATGGAGGGCGGCGAGGATGGGAAAGGCGGGCGTACCTTTGACGAGGCCGAGgatgtcggtggtgatggcgcgcAGCGGCGGGCAGCCGGGGCTCTCCACGGAGGTGATCCGCGGCATCCTTCCCTTCActggcggaggagaggcggcaaTTTGGGGGAGGAGATGAAGGGGAGAGAAGAAGGGCTTCAcgtggttttagggttttagggtcgggGAGGCGCCGGGTGAGTCTGGGCCGGCCGGTTCTTGCGTGGCGGCCGCGAAACCGTGAAGATTTGCCGTGCCGGGCCGTAATTCGTTGAGAGGGCCGGACAGTTTTTGAATTTGCAGTTTGTTTTCTTAATCCGTGTTTCGAATTTGTGCTGTTTTACATAGTACTTGCTTTCATCTAAAAAAACATAGTACTactacctctattcataaaataatattttagatttgtctaaattaagATGTCTTATAGATATCTAAATACGATTTTGCGGTCCCCTTCGCTCC includes these proteins:
- the LOC124670775 gene encoding LOW QUALITY PROTEIN: WD repeat-containing protein 74 (The sequence of the model RefSeq protein was modified relative to this genomic sequence to represent the inferred CDS: deleted 1 base in 1 codon) — its product is MPRITSVESPGCPPLRAITTDILGLVKVVEARARPAGVAKVVETWGEPDASRAILVASLADRAVDPVLALARKNGVVELLNPLNGDSLAVVKPSGQEQTDGAVENDPIVALHLFKKHAPDLSTLGTFLACTEKGKATVRSVAKENTASASDVGPSSTWNVCSTGKLQFSSLDAGENYAMFGGNGMEVNLWDITSCSKIWSAKSPRGNSLGIFTKPWFTAGTFLCKDDHRKIVACTNNHQVRLYDTSSQRRPVISVDFRESPIKAVAEDPDGHTVYIGTGTGDLASFDMRTGKLVGCYVGKCSGSIRSIVRHPELPLIASCGLDSYLRIWDTNTRQPLSAVYLKQHLTAVVIDSHFSTEESEETKSKQPDPSMVAEAAIRREKKKKKNIYVEEDAEGTQVVDGDNNDGETVRKEKKKKKKMVAEDDEGIRIACPDDADAEAVKKEKKKKKSRRVAEEEEGTQLADPDDSDAEMHTTKRIKSGEKSKGTKKKSKKQQVA